From a region of the Halolamina sp. CBA1230 genome:
- a CDS encoding S9 family peptidase, with the protein MEKLTPERFYDFSIASGAAVSPDGERVAFLVSEFDAEADDRHTSLFVAPTDGSTEPYRLTRASSASSPQWSPDGDRLAFVAARETDSGIAVENGVEVEEEDEEEENEPVGEGPKPQVWSFDMARGGDARQLTDRDYGVAEFDWAPDGQRLVIAARDPTEEDEEYLQQRNEDGPIEIDRLQHKGDGAGWMDEVTSYLFVVDIESRETVRLDNAYDDEEKGDRRGLQPAWSPDGDRIAFVAQHEEDPDDTHVRNVYTIRPDGTGYEQLTDAGMRVQQPRWSPDGSRIALGGGDPYNWYKPTEAYVLDVESGEIRSVSASLDRTIAFGGNPHWLDDDTLVGLFGDKGNTRMIRLDAEADDPERAFVAQGRSRSVSGLSVADDGSTLAFRMDDPEEGADIYAMGREGLNAEKGAEADEAGLARVSEVNTDLIDEHHDCVRLSWENSDGVTIHGLAYLPPEFDPEDPEPHPVVSSVHGGPMSYDSPAFGFDQLFWTSNDYIVLRTNYRGSTSYGQEFAERLRGTRGDLEVDDVVSGVEHLVEEGWADEDRLYLTGFSYGGVTTAATVTKSDVFAAAAAEHGIYDFYATFGTDDNHLWHEDEFGLPWENVETYREISSITDVGGVDTPLLITAGENDWRCPPTQAEQLFVSVRKQGVDSRLVIYPDEHHNIGDPDRAIHRLEELSAWFADH; encoded by the coding sequence ATGGAGAAACTCACCCCCGAACGGTTCTACGACTTCTCGATCGCCTCCGGCGCCGCCGTCTCCCCGGACGGCGAGCGCGTGGCGTTCCTGGTCAGCGAGTTCGACGCCGAGGCGGACGACCGGCACACGTCGCTGTTCGTCGCGCCGACCGACGGCTCCACCGAACCGTACCGGCTCACCCGCGCCTCCAGCGCCTCTTCGCCGCAGTGGTCCCCCGACGGCGACCGCCTCGCGTTCGTCGCGGCCCGCGAGACCGACTCGGGCATCGCCGTCGAGAACGGCGTCGAAGTCGAGGAAGAGGACGAAGAGGAGGAGAACGAACCGGTCGGCGAGGGGCCCAAACCCCAGGTCTGGTCGTTCGACATGGCCCGCGGCGGCGACGCCCGCCAGCTCACCGACCGCGACTACGGCGTCGCGGAGTTCGACTGGGCGCCCGACGGCCAGCGACTCGTGATCGCCGCTCGCGACCCGACTGAGGAGGACGAGGAGTACCTCCAGCAACGGAACGAGGACGGTCCCATCGAGATCGACCGCCTCCAGCACAAAGGCGACGGCGCAGGCTGGATGGACGAAGTGACGTCGTACCTGTTCGTCGTCGACATCGAGAGCCGCGAGACGGTGCGGCTGGACAACGCCTACGACGACGAGGAGAAGGGGGACCGTCGCGGCCTCCAGCCCGCGTGGTCGCCCGACGGCGACCGGATCGCGTTCGTCGCCCAGCACGAGGAAGACCCCGACGACACCCACGTCCGGAACGTCTACACGATCCGCCCGGACGGCACGGGGTACGAGCAGCTGACCGACGCCGGGATGCGCGTCCAGCAGCCGCGCTGGTCCCCCGACGGGAGCCGGATCGCCCTCGGCGGCGGCGACCCGTACAACTGGTACAAGCCGACCGAAGCGTACGTGCTCGATGTCGAGAGCGGCGAGATCCGCTCAGTCTCGGCCTCCCTCGACCGCACGATCGCGTTCGGCGGCAACCCCCACTGGCTCGACGACGACACGCTCGTCGGCCTGTTCGGCGACAAGGGGAACACGCGGATGATCCGCCTCGACGCCGAGGCGGACGACCCCGAGCGCGCCTTCGTCGCGCAGGGACGCAGTCGTTCGGTCTCGGGGCTCTCCGTCGCCGACGACGGCAGCACGCTCGCGTTCCGGATGGACGACCCCGAGGAGGGCGCCGACATCTACGCGATGGGTCGTGAAGGGCTGAATGCGGAGAAAGGCGCCGAAGCCGACGAGGCGGGGCTCGCACGCGTCAGCGAGGTCAACACCGATCTGATTGACGAGCACCACGACTGCGTCAGGCTCTCGTGGGAGAACTCCGACGGCGTGACCATCCACGGGCTGGCGTACCTCCCGCCAGAGTTCGATCCCGAGGATCCCGAACCGCACCCCGTCGTCTCCTCGGTCCACGGCGGGCCGATGTCGTACGACTCGCCAGCCTTCGGCTTCGATCAGTTGTTCTGGACGAGCAACGACTACATAGTCCTGCGGACCAACTACCGTGGTTCGACCTCCTACGGCCAAGAGTTCGCCGAGCGCCTGCGTGGCACCCGGGGCGATCTGGAGGTCGACGACGTGGTCAGCGGCGTCGAACACCTCGTCGAGGAGGGGTGGGCCGACGAGGACCGCCTCTACCTCACGGGGTTCTCCTACGGCGGCGTCACCACCGCCGCGACGGTCACGAAATCCGACGTCTTCGCCGCCGCGGCCGCCGAGCACGGCATCTACGACTTCTACGCCACGTTCGGCACCGACGACAACCACCTGTGGCACGAGGACGAGTTCGGCCTGCCGTGGGAGAACGTCGAGACGTACCGCGAGATCTCCTCGATCACCGACGTGGGCGGCGTCGACACACCGCTGCTGATCACCGCGGGCGAGAACGACTGGCGCTGCCCGCCGACGCAAGCCGAACAGCTGTTCGTCTCGGTGCGCAAGCAGGGCGTCGACTCGCGGCTGGTGATCTACCCCGACGAACACCACAACATCGGCGACCCCGACCGCGCGATCCACCGGCTGGAGGAGCTGTCGGCCTGGTTCGCGGATCACTGA
- a CDS encoding alpha/beta hydrolase — protein sequence MQAAEIDPQAKAALDGRRFSLPHSRLGLKLLRPVARLAGKYGTRNPPAVGDVTDLTIPGPAGDLRVRRYRPRNAGEVPTVVFFHGGGFVIGGLETHDVLCRRLTRESGCAVLSVAYRLAPEHPFPAAVEDAYAATVWAAANPDRLGGVDELAVAGDSAGANLAAVVALMAAERDGPELAHQALLYPATSVEESQESVQQNAGIVLDEADLRFFDECYYGSEIHRRNPYADPARADDLSEVAPATVITAGFDPLRDAGKGYAEQLLADGVDVRYENYPAQVHGFATMEIDAAERVAEDLGRDLRSALRA from the coding sequence GTGCAGGCAGCCGAGATCGACCCGCAGGCGAAGGCGGCACTCGACGGGCGGCGGTTCTCGCTCCCCCACAGTCGACTGGGGCTGAAACTGCTCCGGCCCGTCGCCCGTCTCGCGGGCAAGTACGGGACCCGGAACCCTCCGGCAGTCGGCGACGTGACCGATCTCACGATCCCTGGACCCGCCGGCGACCTCCGCGTCCGGCGCTATCGACCCCGGAACGCTGGCGAGGTCCCGACGGTCGTGTTCTTCCACGGCGGCGGGTTCGTGATCGGCGGGCTGGAGACCCACGACGTGCTCTGCCGGCGGTTGACCCGCGAGAGCGGCTGTGCGGTGCTCTCGGTCGCCTATCGGCTCGCGCCGGAACACCCGTTTCCCGCGGCCGTCGAGGACGCCTACGCAGCGACGGTGTGGGCAGCCGCCAACCCCGATCGCCTCGGTGGCGTGGACGAACTCGCTGTTGCGGGCGACAGCGCGGGCGCGAACCTCGCCGCCGTCGTCGCACTGATGGCCGCCGAGCGGGACGGGCCCGAACTGGCCCACCAGGCGCTGCTCTACCCCGCGACCAGCGTCGAGGAGAGCCAGGAGTCGGTGCAGCAGAACGCGGGGATCGTGCTCGACGAGGCAGATCTACGCTTCTTCGACGAGTGCTACTACGGCAGCGAGATCCACCGGCGCAACCCCTACGCCGACCCCGCGCGGGCTGACGACCTCTCGGAGGTCGCACCCGCGACGGTGATCACGGCGGGGTTCGATCCGCTCCGGGACGCCGGCAAGGGGTACGCCGAGCAGCTGCTCGCCGACGGCGTCGACGTGCGCTACGAGAACTACCCCGCGCAGGTCCACGGGTTCGCGACGATGGAGATCGACGCCGCCGAGCGGGTGGCCGAGGATCTGGGACGGGATCTGCGTTCGGCGCTGCGTGCGTGA
- a CDS encoding CopG family transcriptional regulator — translation MAQIEVDLPDRITGELDRLVESGEFLNRERAVEDLLQRGVSAYDIEEEPAEELDSDLFTQTVEDQQDPAMQEGSNEDEPTF, via the coding sequence ATGGCACAGATCGAAGTCGATCTCCCCGACCGCATCACCGGCGAACTCGACCGCCTCGTCGAGTCCGGCGAGTTCCTGAACCGCGAACGCGCCGTCGAGGACCTGCTCCAGCGCGGCGTCTCCGCGTACGACATCGAGGAAGAGCCCGCCGAAGAGCTCGACAGCGACCTGTTCACCCAGACCGTCGAGGACCAGCAGGATCCCGCGATGCAGGAGGGGAGTAACGAGGACGAACCGACGTTCTGA
- a CDS encoding bacterio-opsin activator domain-containing protein: MSSEALELLLIEDNPGDARLIEEMLRDAETLLERVDLGASSGLRIHNETTLEDGADRLDESDVDVVLLDLGLPDSSGLETLTSIIDVAELVPVIVLTGLQDERVGIEAIKRGAQDYLVKNEVSSDLLVRSIHHAVERNRQERERTHRHEQLEALNRLTRELMDAESPTAVSERVVTAAQERLGLPVMAVALYDDEAAALRTTGGTADADELLDLDALLSSDGGAGWRAFAEGGDPTTIDGEAAPDPLSELALFPMARHGVLVVGETASGGISSADFDFVGTVAGNVEAALDRVEREREREERERLLEEQNRTLERLNRINDIIRSISRALVRASTRQEIETVVCEQLADAGPYGLAWIAEHDHSTGDISVRELAGGEHDPVDEVDRGIAALAGTGSPVERAAEQREPQVVNDVLDDGEFDGWQRAALDRGYHAMASIPLVYEDAMYGVLNVYADQTGVFGDLEQAVLDELADTIAYAINAAESKKALVGQEVIRLEFDVGDTEMPFVELARDLDCSLVAENFVFRSDGGVRRFLSVRGATADGVSGAAERLPLGEFGLVSEYEADGDPVCLFRMGLTADSPERTMVEHGARPHELRAGDDEAVVVAELGSDAAVREFVELFRDRHPGASLVAQRTHHRSESSAAQQRASAAEALTDRQIEAIRTAYFSGFFDRPRKHTGTEIADAMGISQPTFSHHLREAQRKLCTVLFEQDADPPIDGADD; the protein is encoded by the coding sequence GTGTCGAGCGAGGCGTTAGAGCTACTCCTGATCGAGGACAACCCCGGCGACGCGCGGCTGATCGAGGAGATGCTCCGCGACGCCGAGACGCTGCTCGAACGCGTCGACCTCGGGGCGTCGTCCGGCTTGCGGATCCACAACGAGACCACGCTGGAGGACGGCGCCGACCGCCTCGACGAGAGCGACGTCGACGTGGTGCTGCTCGACCTGGGGCTCCCCGACAGCAGCGGGCTGGAGACGCTCACGTCGATCATCGACGTCGCCGAGCTGGTTCCGGTGATCGTGCTCACCGGGCTCCAGGACGAGCGCGTGGGGATCGAGGCGATCAAACGGGGCGCCCAGGACTACCTCGTGAAAAACGAGGTGAGTAGCGACCTGCTCGTGCGCTCGATCCACCACGCCGTCGAGCGGAACCGCCAGGAGCGTGAACGCACCCACCGCCACGAGCAACTGGAGGCGCTCAACAGGCTGACGCGGGAGCTGATGGACGCCGAGTCGCCCACGGCCGTCAGCGAGCGCGTCGTGACCGCCGCCCAGGAGCGGCTCGGCCTGCCCGTGATGGCGGTCGCGCTGTACGACGACGAGGCGGCCGCGCTCCGCACCACCGGGGGGACGGCCGACGCCGACGAGCTGCTGGATCTGGACGCGCTGCTCTCCAGCGACGGCGGCGCGGGCTGGCGCGCGTTCGCCGAGGGCGGCGACCCCACGACGATCGACGGCGAGGCGGCTCCCGACCCGCTCTCCGAGCTGGCGCTGTTCCCGATGGCCAGACACGGCGTGCTCGTCGTCGGGGAGACGGCGTCCGGGGGGATCAGCTCGGCCGACTTCGACTTCGTCGGGACGGTCGCGGGCAACGTCGAGGCCGCGCTCGACCGCGTCGAGCGCGAACGCGAACGCGAGGAGCGCGAGCGCCTGCTCGAGGAGCAGAACCGCACGCTCGAACGACTCAACCGGATCAACGACATCATCCGCAGCATCTCGCGGGCGCTCGTGCGGGCGTCGACCCGGCAGGAGATCGAGACGGTCGTCTGCGAGCAGTTGGCCGACGCCGGCCCCTACGGGCTGGCGTGGATCGCCGAACACGACCACTCGACCGGCGATATCTCCGTCCGCGAGCTGGCGGGCGGGGAGCACGACCCCGTCGACGAAGTCGACCGCGGGATCGCGGCGCTCGCGGGGACGGGATCACCGGTCGAGCGCGCCGCGGAGCAACGGGAGCCACAGGTCGTCAACGACGTGCTCGACGACGGCGAGTTCGATGGCTGGCAGCGCGCGGCGCTGGACCGGGGGTACCACGCGATGGCGTCGATCCCGCTCGTGTACGAGGACGCGATGTACGGCGTTCTCAACGTCTATGCCGACCAGACCGGCGTGTTCGGCGACCTGGAGCAGGCAGTGCTGGACGAGCTCGCGGACACGATCGCCTACGCCATCAACGCCGCCGAGAGCAAGAAGGCGCTCGTGGGTCAGGAGGTGATCCGGCTCGAGTTCGACGTGGGCGACACCGAGATGCCGTTCGTCGAGCTCGCCCGCGATCTGGACTGCTCGCTGGTCGCCGAGAACTTCGTGTTCCGCTCCGACGGCGGCGTGCGTCGGTTCCTCTCCGTCCGCGGCGCCACCGCCGACGGGGTGTCCGGGGCCGCCGAACGGCTCCCCCTCGGGGAGTTCGGGCTGGTCTCGGAGTACGAGGCCGACGGCGATCCGGTCTGTCTGTTCCGGATGGGACTGACGGCGGACAGCCCCGAGCGAACCATGGTCGAGCACGGCGCCCGGCCCCACGAGCTCCGTGCCGGCGACGACGAGGCGGTGGTGGTAGCGGAGCTGGGAAGCGACGCCGCCGTCCGGGAGTTCGTCGAACTGTTCCGGGATCGCCACCCCGGCGCGTCGCTGGTCGCACAGCGCACCCACCACCGGTCCGAGTCGTCGGCCGCCCAGCAGCGGGCGTCCGCGGCTGAGGCGCTGACGGACCGCCAGATCGAGGCGATACGGACGGCGTACTTCAGCGGCTTCTTCGACCGACCGCGCAAACACACCGGCACCGAGATCGCCGACGCGATGGGGATCTCCCAGCCGACGTTCAGCCACCACCTCCGGGAGGCACAGCGCAAACTCTGTACGGTGCTGTTCGAACAGGACGCCGACCCTCCCATCGACGGGGCCGACGACTGA
- a CDS encoding response regulator has product MTETPDVLLVEDNPGDVRLTEEALDEAGTDIQLHVVNDGVEALSFLSGTDEYAGTATPDVILLDLNLPRKGGEEVLEAIQEDPSLPTPPVIVLTSSDTDEDVARSYELSANAYLTKPVAPEEFIETIRRFESFWLSTAQLPSEGG; this is encoded by the coding sequence ATGACCGAGACGCCGGACGTGCTGCTGGTCGAGGACAACCCCGGGGACGTCCGTCTCACCGAGGAGGCGCTCGACGAGGCGGGGACCGACATCCAGCTCCACGTCGTCAACGACGGCGTCGAGGCGCTCTCGTTCCTCTCGGGGACGGACGAGTACGCCGGGACGGCCACGCCGGACGTGATCCTGCTCGATCTCAACCTCCCCCGAAAGGGCGGGGAGGAGGTGCTCGAAGCGATCCAGGAGGACCCGTCGCTGCCGACGCCGCCGGTGATCGTGCTGACCAGCTCCGACACCGACGAGGACGTCGCCCGATCCTACGAGCTCTCGGCGAACGCCTACCTCACCAAGCCCGTCGCGCCCGAGGAGTTCATCGAGACGATCCGTCGGTTCGAGTCGTTCTGGCTCTCGACCGCACAGCTGCCGTCGGAGGGGGGGTGA
- a CDS encoding GAF domain-containing protein, giving the protein MDSRGGDGGNDTGPPTVVHGRITDAVFALDPDWQFTYVDDATAAAFDLEDRNVIGRSIWVVLPELAGAGFQDRCLEAIEREQPVRVEQSLTAAGERFAMRIYPGDDGVTVCAREIADDREFTPEPQWTVAETVTDAVVTIDADSTIRRANSATMDVFGYAPSELVGESIGLLMPDEQEQRHQAAVDRYLDTGERTMEWRGIEFPGVRKDGERVDLSVSLAAHTTTGEQRFTGVIRDVTERKRRERALRRATEIITDADRDLDEKTEALLDVVREAVGTDFATVSRIDGDEYRFDTVIVPSDAGVSQGDTVPLEATNCERVVESGETLAVDDLRLEAPELAERTGNVELGTRCYLGAPVTVDGDVTGTFCFYDTDPRNDPFTDWQVAFVEHLAVWIGAELERRRYVERLAALDELNRVVQTVADVAVSQPTRAEIERRTCEAIAATDSYMFAWIGEADPGSQTVESRAEAGVENYSDDVTISVDPDDSEAEGPTGWAFRTGEVQTVHNVATDPEYGPWQDSVDRHGYRSSAAIPIAHEGTVYGVLNVYTDRLDAFTGEEYDVVGLLGKIVGHAIAAIDRRQVLLADAVVDLEFRVSDALDELDAEPPSGYELRIDAVVPREGGEYIVFGTGDCDGIDLVGALVDHHPSWVELLDVRESERGASFEALLASPPLLSAIGAAGGRFVEATVTDGDLHVRMQLPHDVDVHELLDTVREQYGDATLVSKQEVSTTQPKALSDDDVALEELTDRRVEVLRTAYHAGYFEWPRGTSGEGVAELLDISPPTFSQHLRAAERSVFGTLFEESAND; this is encoded by the coding sequence ATGGATTCTCGGGGGGGTGACGGGGGAAACGACACCGGACCGCCGACAGTTGTCCACGGTCGGATCACCGACGCGGTTTTCGCGCTCGACCCGGACTGGCAGTTCACGTACGTCGACGACGCGACGGCCGCGGCGTTCGATCTTGAGGACAGGAACGTTATCGGCCGGTCGATCTGGGTCGTCCTGCCCGAGCTTGCGGGCGCGGGGTTCCAGGACCGCTGTCTCGAGGCGATCGAGCGGGAGCAGCCGGTCAGAGTCGAACAGTCGCTGACGGCGGCCGGGGAGCGGTTCGCGATGCGGATCTACCCCGGCGACGACGGCGTCACCGTCTGTGCCCGCGAGATCGCTGACGATCGGGAGTTCACTCCGGAGCCACAGTGGACGGTCGCGGAGACCGTCACCGACGCGGTGGTGACTATCGACGCCGACAGCACCATCCGCCGGGCGAACAGCGCCACGATGGACGTGTTCGGCTACGCGCCCTCGGAGCTGGTCGGCGAGTCGATCGGCCTGTTGATGCCTGACGAGCAGGAGCAGCGCCACCAGGCCGCCGTCGACCGATACCTCGACACCGGCGAGCGCACGATGGAGTGGCGCGGCATCGAGTTCCCCGGCGTCCGGAAGGACGGCGAGCGGGTTGACCTCAGCGTCTCGCTGGCGGCTCACACGACCACCGGGGAGCAGCGGTTCACCGGCGTGATCCGCGACGTGACCGAGCGCAAACGCCGGGAACGGGCACTCCGGCGCGCGACCGAGATCATCACCGACGCGGACCGCGATCTCGACGAGAAAACCGAGGCGCTGCTCGACGTCGTCCGCGAAGCCGTCGGCACGGACTTCGCCACGGTCTCCCGGATCGACGGCGACGAGTACCGCTTCGACACCGTGATCGTCCCCTCCGACGCCGGCGTGAGTCAGGGTGACACCGTCCCGCTCGAGGCCACCAACTGCGAGCGCGTGGTCGAGTCGGGAGAGACGCTGGCGGTCGACGATCTCCGCCTCGAGGCGCCCGAGCTCGCCGAGCGCACGGGCAACGTCGAACTGGGGACGCGGTGCTACCTCGGCGCGCCCGTGACCGTCGACGGCGACGTGACGGGGACGTTCTGCTTCTACGACACCGACCCACGGAACGACCCGTTCACCGACTGGCAGGTCGCGTTCGTGGAACACCTCGCAGTGTGGATCGGCGCCGAGCTCGAGCGGCGACGCTACGTCGAACGGCTCGCCGCGCTCGACGAACTCAACCGCGTCGTCCAGACGGTCGCGGACGTGGCGGTCTCCCAGCCGACGCGGGCCGAGATCGAGCGCCGGACCTGCGAGGCGATCGCGGCGACGGACTCCTACATGTTCGCGTGGATCGGCGAGGCGGACCCCGGGAGCCAGACCGTCGAATCACGCGCCGAGGCGGGCGTCGAGAACTACTCCGACGATGTGACGATCTCGGTCGATCCCGACGATTCGGAGGCCGAAGGGCCGACCGGCTGGGCGTTCCGAACCGGCGAGGTCCAGACGGTGCACAACGTCGCGACGGACCCCGAGTACGGGCCGTGGCAGGACAGCGTCGACAGGCACGGGTATCGGTCCTCGGCCGCGATCCCGATCGCCCACGAGGGGACCGTCTACGGCGTGTTGAACGTCTACACCGACCGTCTCGACGCGTTCACTGGCGAGGAGTACGACGTGGTGGGGCTGCTCGGGAAGATCGTGGGCCACGCCATCGCGGCGATCGACCGTCGGCAGGTGCTGCTGGCCGACGCCGTAGTCGATCTCGAGTTCCGCGTCTCGGACGCGCTCGACGAGCTCGATGCCGAACCCCCGTCGGGGTACGAGCTCCGCATCGACGCCGTCGTCCCCCGGGAGGGTGGCGAGTACATCGTGTTCGGAACGGGCGACTGCGACGGGATCGATCTCGTCGGGGCGCTGGTCGACCACCACCCCAGCTGGGTGGAACTGCTCGACGTGCGGGAGTCCGAACGCGGCGCCTCCTTCGAGGCGTTGCTCGCGTCGCCGCCGCTGCTCTCGGCGATCGGCGCGGCCGGCGGGCGGTTCGTCGAGGCGACCGTCACGGACGGCGACCTGCACGTCCGCATGCAGCTCCCCCACGACGTCGACGTGCACGAACTGCTCGACACCGTCCGCGAGCAGTACGGCGACGCGACGCTGGTCTCCAAACAGGAAGTCTCCACGACCCAGCCGAAGGCGCTGTCGGACGACGACGTCGCGCTCGAGGAGCTCACGGACCGACGCGTGGAGGTGCTGCGGACCGCCTACCACGCCGGCTACTTCGAGTGGCCCCGCGGGACCTCCGGTGAGGGGGTGGCCGAACTGCTCGATATCTCGCCGCCCACGTTCTCCCAACACTTACGCGCGGCCGAGCGGTCGGTGTTCGGAACGCTGTTCGAGGAGTCCGCGAACGATTGA
- the katG gene encoding catalase/peroxidase HPI, producing the protein MAKTNQEWWPEMLNVDILDDNAADVSPYDEDFDYAEAFQDLDYEQLKEDIRDVMTTSQDWWPADYGHYGPLFIRMAWHSAGTYRTDDGRAGASGGLQRLPPESSWPDNVNLDKARRLLQPVKQKYGRKLSWGDLIVLAGNVALESMGFETFGFAGGREDEFKSNEATVWGPENEWETTSPERFEDGEVGNLKDPLANTVMGLIYVNPEGPYGEPDVEGSAANIREEFTRMAMEDEETVALIAGGHTFGKVHGADDPDEHMGPEPEAAPVEEQGLGWENSLGEGVGTDVITSGIEGPWNATPTQWDMGYIDNLLNHDWTSVKGPGGAWQWRPVGDDVDDAPEPHGDDTEEPMMLTTDVALKHDDDYREVLERFQENPDEFQAAFARAWYKLLHRDMGPPERYFGPEVPEETFVWQDPIPDADYEFVGEEEIEELEAEILDSDLSRSQLIKTAWASASTYRDSDKRGGANGARVRLEPQRSWEVNEPEELETALSTLEGIQQEFNSSRSDDVRVSLADLIVLGGNAAVEQAAAAAGYDVEVPFEPGRTDATEEQTDAEAFEHLEPKVDGFRNYLGSGDYDDMYDSPEERMVDKAELLNLTVPDMTALVGGMRALGATYGDADRGVFTDDPGTLTNDFFETLLDMEYEWVSVDEDDEVFEVRDRETGEVEWEATRLDLIFGSNARLRATADVYGAADGEEELVEDFVDAWTTVMRNDRFDLE; encoded by the coding sequence ATGGCTAAGACCAACCAGGAGTGGTGGCCGGAGATGTTGAACGTCGACATCCTCGACGACAACGCGGCCGACGTCAGCCCGTACGACGAGGATTTCGACTACGCCGAGGCGTTCCAGGATCTCGACTACGAGCAACTGAAAGAGGACATCCGGGACGTGATGACGACGTCCCAGGACTGGTGGCCGGCCGACTACGGCCACTACGGGCCGCTGTTCATCCGGATGGCCTGGCACAGCGCCGGAACGTACCGAACCGACGACGGCCGCGCCGGCGCCTCCGGCGGGCTCCAGCGCCTCCCGCCGGAGAGCAGCTGGCCGGACAACGTCAACCTCGACAAGGCACGCCGCCTGCTCCAGCCGGTCAAGCAGAAGTACGGCCGGAAGCTCTCGTGGGGCGACCTGATCGTCCTCGCCGGGAACGTCGCCCTGGAGTCGATGGGGTTCGAGACGTTCGGCTTCGCCGGCGGCCGCGAGGACGAGTTCAAGTCCAACGAGGCGACCGTGTGGGGCCCGGAGAACGAGTGGGAGACGACCTCGCCCGAGCGCTTCGAGGACGGGGAGGTGGGCAACCTGAAGGATCCGCTCGCGAACACCGTGATGGGCCTCATCTACGTCAACCCCGAGGGCCCGTACGGCGAGCCCGACGTCGAGGGCTCCGCGGCGAACATCCGCGAGGAGTTCACCCGCATGGCGATGGAGGACGAGGAGACGGTCGCGCTCATCGCCGGCGGCCACACGTTCGGGAAAGTCCACGGCGCCGACGACCCCGACGAGCACATGGGGCCCGAGCCCGAGGCGGCACCCGTCGAGGAGCAGGGGCTCGGCTGGGAGAACAGCCTCGGTGAGGGCGTCGGCACGGACGTCATCACGAGCGGTATCGAAGGTCCCTGGAACGCCACGCCGACTCAGTGGGACATGGGGTACATCGACAACCTCCTGAACCACGACTGGACCTCGGTCAAGGGTCCGGGCGGTGCGTGGCAGTGGCGGCCGGTCGGCGACGACGTCGACGATGCGCCGGAGCCCCACGGCGACGATACGGAGGAGCCGATGATGCTGACGACCGACGTGGCGCTGAAACACGACGACGACTACCGCGAGGTGCTCGAGCGCTTCCAGGAGAACCCCGACGAGTTCCAGGCGGCGTTCGCGCGGGCGTGGTACAAGCTCCTCCACCGCGACATGGGCCCGCCCGAGCGGTACTTCGGCCCCGAAGTGCCCGAGGAGACGTTCGTCTGGCAGGACCCGATCCCGGACGCCGACTACGAGTTCGTCGGCGAGGAGGAGATCGAGGAGCTGGAAGCCGAGATCCTCGACTCCGACCTCTCCCGCTCCCAGCTGATCAAGACCGCGTGGGCGTCGGCGTCGACGTACCGCGACAGCGACAAGCGCGGCGGCGCCAACGGCGCCCGCGTCCGGCTCGAACCCCAGCGGAGCTGGGAGGTCAACGAGCCAGAGGAGCTGGAGACGGCGCTCTCGACGCTCGAGGGGATCCAGCAGGAGTTCAACAGTTCGCGCTCGGACGACGTGCGCGTCTCGCTGGCCGACCTGATCGTGCTGGGCGGCAACGCGGCCGTCGAGCAGGCCGCGGCCGCCGCCGGCTACGACGTCGAGGTACCGTTCGAACCGGGCCGCACCGACGCGACCGAGGAGCAGACCGACGCCGAGGCCTTCGAACACCTCGAACCGAAGGTCGACGGGTTCCGGAACTACCTCGGGAGCGGCGACTACGACGACATGTACGACTCGCCCGAGGAGCGCATGGTCGACAAGGCCGAGCTGCTGAACCTCACGGTGCCGGACATGACGGCGCTGGTCGGCGGCATGCGCGCGCTGGGCGCGACGTACGGCGACGCCGACCGCGGCGTGTTCACTGACGATCCCGGCACGCTGACCAACGACTTCTTCGAGACCCTGCTCGACATGGAGTACGAGTGGGTGTCCGTCGACGAGGACGACGAGGTGTTCGAGGTGCGCGACCGCGAGACCGGCGAGGTCGAGTGGGAGGCGACCCGGCTCGACCTCATCTTCGGCTCGAACGCCCGCCTGCGCGCCACCGCCGACGTCTACGGCGCCGCGGACGGCGAAGAGGAGCTGGTCGAGGACTTCGTCGACGCCTGGACGACGGTCATGCGGAACGACCGCTTCGACCTGGAGTAA